CGCTGGCTCGGCGCCGGGCCGCTCGTCTTCCAGCCGTCGGAGCTGATGAAGCTCGCGCTCGTCCTCTACGCGGCCAAGCTGCTCGCCGAGCGCCCGAAGGTCCTGACGCGCCCGCAGTTCCTGGCGCCGCTCGGGATGGTCGCGGGCAGCGCGGTGCTGCTGATCGCCTCGCAGCCGGACCTCGGGACCGCGCTGGTCATCAGCTTCACGATGTGCGCGATCCTCGTCGCCGCGGGGATGCCGATCCGCTGGCTGCTGATCGGGATCGCCGTCGGCGCCGTGCTCGTCCTGCTGTTCGCGCTCGCCGAGCCCTACCGGCGCGACCGCCTGATGTCGTTCATGGACCCGTGGGCGCACGCGGGCGACGAGGGCTTCCAGGCGGTCCAGGGCCAGATCGCGCTCGGCTCGGGCGGGCTGCACGGCCGCGGCCTGGGGCAGTCGCTGCAGAAGAACCTGTTCCTGCCCGAGGCCCACACGGACTTCATCCTCGCGATCATCGGCGAGGAGCTCGGCGTCATCGGGATCTGGGCGATCCTGTTCCTGTACGGGTTGGTCGCCTACGCGGGCCTGCGCGTCGCCAAGAACGCGAGGGGCAACTACGCCAAGCTGCTCGCGGCGGGGATCACCTCGCTGTTCCTCTCGCAGGCGATGTTGAACATGTTCACGGTGCTCGGCCTCGCGCCGCTGACCGGCGTGCCGCTGCCGTTCATCTCCTACGGGTCGACCAACCTCATCGTGTTGCTCGCGGGCATGGGCGTCCTACTCAACGTCGCGGCGGGCGGGAACGTGAAGCTGCGCGTGGTCCCGGATGTGGCAGGGTCTCGGAGAGATGGCAGCAGCTCCCGGAACAGGTCCAACAGTCCTCATCGCGGCGGGCGGCACGGCGGGGCACGTCGTGCCGGCGCTGGCGGTCGCAGACGCGCTGCGGGCTGACGGCGCGCGGGTCGTCTTCGTCGGCGGAGAGCGCGCCGAGAAGACGCTGGTGCCGGAGGCCGGCTACGAGCTGCGGCCGATCGCGGTCGAGGGCCTGTCGCGCACGAACCCGCTGAAGGCGGCGCGCGGGGTGATCAAGGCGGCCTACGCGGTGCGCGCGGCGCAGAAGATCCTCCGCGACGTCCGGCCGGACGCCGTGATGGGCGGCGGCGGCTACGTCGCCGGGCCGGTCGGCGCGGCAGCCGCGGCGGGCAGGATCCCGCTGGTGCTGACCGAGGCCGACTCGCACCTCGGGCTGACCAACAAGCTGCTGGCGGGGCGCGCGAAGCGCGTGTGCCTGGCGTTCCCGCTGGAGGGCCGCGAGGACCCGGCGAAGTACCTGGTGACCGGCCGGCCGGTGCCGCCGCCGTTCGCGGACCGGGCCGCGGCGCGCGCGCAGTTCGGGCTGGGCGCGGGGGACACGTGCGTGCTCGTCTTCGGCGGCTCGCTCGGTGCGAGGTCGATCAACGAGGCGTCGGTCGACGCGTTCCGCGATGCCCCGTTCCGGGTCCTGCACGCGTGCGGCAGGCGCGACTACGAGGTGCTGCGCGAGCGACTCGGCTCGCCGCCGCCGAGGAACTACGACCTGCGCGAGTACATCTCGCCCTTCGGCCCGGCGCTGGCCGCCGCCGACCTGACGCTGGCGCGGGCGGGCGGCTCGATCTTCGAGGTCGCCGCGGCCGGCCTGCCCGCGGTGCTGGTCCCGTACCCGCACGCCGCCGCCGACCACCAGACCGCCAACGCGAGGTGGATGACCGACGCCGGGGCCGCGGTCGTGATCCGCGACGAGGACGTCACGCCGCAGAAGCTCGACGACGTGGTCGGCGCGCTGCTCCAGGACCCCGCGAAGCTCTCCGCGATGGCGCAGGCCTCCCGCGCCCTCGCGCGCCCCGACGCGGCGCGCGACATCGCGAACGAGGTGCTCGCCGCTGCCGCTGCGAAGGCGCGGGCGTGAGCGGCTCCGCCGGCGAACGTCCCTGGGCGGGCCGGAAGGTCCACCTCGTCGGCGTCGGCGGCGCCGGCATGTCCGGCTGGGCGCGGGTGGCGGTGCAGCTGGGCGCGACCGTCTCGGGCTCCGACCGCGCGGAGTCGCCGAACCTCGACAGGCTGCGGGCGCTCGGCGTCACGGTCCACGTCGGCCACGACGCGGCCAACGTCCCGGCGGAGGCCGACGTCTTCGTCTCGACCGCGATCCCGGCCGACAACCCGGAGCGCGTCGCGCGCGCCCAGCCGCGCGCCGAGCTGCTGCGCGAGCTGACGTCGCTCAAGCAGGTCATCGCGGTCGCGGGCGCGCACGGCAAGACGACGACGACCTCGATGGTCGCCCACGCGCTGCTCGGCGCCGGCGCGTCGCCGGGCTACCTGATCGGCGGCGCGCTGCGCACGACCGGCGAGAACGCCGACTGGGGCGACGGCGACTGGCTCGTCGTCGAGGCCGACGAGTCGGACCGCTCGATGCTCGCGCTCGACGTCGACGTCGCGGTCGTCCTGAACATCGAGCTCGACCACCACGCGACCTACGGCGGCTCGCTCGCGGGCCTGCACGCCGCGTTCGACGAGTTCCGCCAGCACGCGCCCCGCCGGGTCGTCGCGCCGGAGCTCGCGCGCGCGGGTGACCACACGTTCAGCCCGCAAGACCTACAACTCGAAGCCGGCGGCTCGCGCTTCACCTGGCGCGGGCGCGAGGTCGTCCTGCAGGTCCCCGGCGAGCACAACGCGCGCAACGCCGCCGCGGCGCTGGAGGCGATCGCGGTCGCCGAGGCCGCCGACCTGGACCAAGCCGTCGCCGCGCTGGCCAGCTTCGCGGGCGCGGGGCGGCGCTTCGAGCGCCTCGGCACGACCGCGTCCGGAGCCGAGGTCGTCGACGACTACGCCCACCACCCGACCGAGGTCGCCGCGACGATCGCCGCCGCGCGCTCGCTGCAGCCCAAGCGCCTCGTCGCCGTCTTCCAGCCCCACCTCTTCTCGCGCACCTCCGAGTTCCACCGCGAGTTCGGCGCGGCGCTGGCGCAGGCCGACGTCGCGGTCGCCCTCGACGTCTATCCCGCCCGCGAGCGGCAAGAGGACTTCTCCGGCATCACCGGCAGGCTGATCGCCGAGTCCGCCGCCGACCACGGCGCCGGCCGTCCCGTCTTCTGGCTCCCGACGCTCACGACCGCCGAGACCGTCCTGGCGCCCCGCCTGCGCGCCGGCGACCTCGTCCTGGTCATGGGCGCCGGGGACGTCGACAAGCTCGGCCGCGCGCTCGTCGCCGGCACATAGGTCGTCGCCTTCCTGACGACGAGGAAGGTCCCCGCTGCCCCGCGGCGAACTTCGGACCGGATGCACCGCGCCGCCGCCATGCCGCGGGCCCGCACGCTGCCGCGCCCTTCGCGCGCCGTCGTCTGGGCCGTCGCCCTCCTCGCCCTCGTGATCGCGGGCGGGCTGTGGCTGCGCGACTCCTCGCTCGTCGCCGTCAACAGGGTCACGGTCACCGGGCTCACCGGCCCGCAGGCCGCGAAGATCAGCAGCCAGCTCGAGGCCGCGGCGCGCGACATGACCACGCTGCACGTCCGCGGCGACCAGCTGCGCGCGGTCACCGAGCCCTACCCGGTCGTCAAGGACGTCCGGGTCTCCACCGACTTCCCGCACGGCCTGAAGATCGACGTCGTCGAGAACACGCCGGTCGCGGCGATCTCCGTCAACGGGTCCAGGACGCCCGTCAGCGCCGACGGCAAGATCATCCGCGGGGCCTCCCAGAGCGACCTGCCGATCGTCCCGCTGAAGGTCGCGCCGACCGGCGCGACCGTCGCCGACGCCACCGCCCGCCACGCGATCGCGGCGCTCGCCGCGGCGCCCGAGGCGCTCCGCGCCCGGGTCACGCGCGCGTCCACGACGCGCGACGGCGGCCTCACCCTCGAACTTCGCAACGGCCCGGACCTGCGCTTCGGCGGCGCCGATCGCCTCGACGCCAAGTGGGCCGCGGCCGCCGCGGTGCTGTCCTCCGGGCAGTCCGCGGGCGCCACCTACCTCGACCTCCGCTACCCCGAGCGGCCTGCCGCCGGGGGCCTGGAGGACCCGACGACGCAACGCGATCCGGAAGCCGTGAACTCGGCGGATCCCACGTCAACCACGGTGTCGCCGCAGACGACGGCGCCGGTCACGCCATAGCCAACCTCAACCTCAGCCTGAGCCTTCGAAACGCCCTAAGGCTCAAGCCCAAGTCGAGACTTCTTCAAACTGCAAGCAAGATTGCGCTCTAGACTCCGCGTTGACACACGCGATTGCCGATGCGTACCGTGCATCGGCCGAGGGCGCGCAAAGAGCGCGAGAACTCTCGACGCTACCTAGAGGGTCGGACAGGAACTTCAAGCACATGGAAAGCGGCAGCTACCTCGCAGTCATCAAGGTCGTCGGCGTCGGCGGCGGCGGGACCAATGCGGTCAACCGCATGGTCGACGCGGGCCTGCGCGGCGTCGAGTTCGTTGCGGCGAACACCGACGCGCAGGCGCTCGCCATGTGCGACGCCGACATCAAGCTGAACATCGGCCACGAGCTCACCAAGGGCCTCGGCGCCGGCGCGAACCCGGACGTGGGCTTCGGCGCCGCGGCCGAGTCGCGGGACGACATCAAGGAGGCGCTGAAGGGCGCCGACATGGTGTTCGTCACCGCGGGCGAGGGCGGTGGCACCGGCACCGGTGCGGCCCCCGTCATCGCGGAGATCGCCAAGAACGAGATCGGGGCGCTCACCGTGGGCGTCGTCACCAAGCCGTTCGAGTTCGAGGGCACGCGGCGCATGCGGTCGGCCGAGGAGGGCATCCAGCGCCTCCGCGAGGTCGTCGACACGCTGATCGTGATCCCGAACGAGAAGCTGCTGGCGCTCGTCGAGCGGCGCACGACGATCCTCGAGGCGTTCCGCGAGGCCGACAACGTCCTGCGCCAGGGCGTCCAGGGCATCACGGACCTGATCACGATCCCGGGGCTCATCAACCTCGACTTCGCCGACGTCCGCACGATCATGGAGAACGCCGGCTCGGCGCTCATGGGCATCGGCCAGTCCGGCGGGGAGACCCGCGCGGCCGACGCCGCCAAGACCGCCATCTCGAGCCCGCTGCTGGAGCAGTCGGTCGAGGGCGCGACGGGCATCCTGCTGAACATCACGGGCGGGCCGGACATCGGCCTGTTCGAGGTCAACGAGGCGGCCGAGATCGTCCAGGGCGCGGCGGACTCCGACGCGAACATCATCTTCGGCTCGGTCATCGACGAGTCGCTCGGCGACGAGGTCCGCGTGACCGTCATCGCCACCGGGTTCGACCACGGCCGCGCGCGGCCGCGCCAGGCCCGTGAGGAGACGCGCCAGACCGCGCGTCGCCAGGACCGCTCTCCGCGGGTCGAGCGCGAGTCGCTCGAGATCCGCGACGACGAGATCGACATCCCTCCGTTCCTCCGATAGGGGGAGCGGCAGGGGTGGCTCAGCGGGTCCGGAACCGGACCCGCTGAGCTCTTTCGCGCGTCCGAACCCCTCCAAAGACCAGGAATCGGTCTTCATGCGGACGGCAGAATCCCAAGAACCGGGGATAGCGCCGACAGCAGGAAGTGACGACACTTAAGGGGACACTCCCGTTCCACCTTCGTCACCCCGGCAAGGACGCAGACGCCAATGCAAGACATGACCACGGATGAGCTCGCCGAGCTCCTCGCCCAGCTCGAACTGAGCACCGAGGATTCCCGCGACGAGCTCCTGACGGACTTCCTCGTCCGCCCGTACCCGACGAAGGTCACGCAGGACAACTAGTCCCGCCGGCGGCGCGCGCGTTGCCGCGCCGCGTCGTCCGTCGTCTCTACGCCGTGGCGGAGGCCGTGAGGCCCTGGCGCGCGGCGTCCAGCGACTCCAGCGTGCGCGTCACCGAGTCCGGGAGCGTGCGGGAGAAGCGGCCGCCGACGAAGACGTCCTCGACGAGCGTGGCCACCAGGTTGGTGGTCTCCTCGCGCCGTGCCGCGCGCGCCCGGGCAGCGACCAGCACGGGGCAGTCGTTGCAGCGGGGGCAGGAGCGGCAGCAGCTCTTGGACGGCATGCGCCGCGAAATGTAGCAGCTGTAGGGCGACCTAACGAGGGCGCCCTAACACGAATTTCGGCGGCCCTAAGTTGTTGATTATCTTGGTCGGGGTGGGTAGGGTCCCCGGCCATGCCTTCCGAGCGCTTCGTCGACGCCCTGAACGCCCAGATCTCCAAGGAGTTCGCGGCCGCCCATCAGTACACGGCCATCGCCGCGTACTACGCGGACGAGACCTGGCCGCAGCTCGCCGCGTTCTTCTACAAGCAGGCCGACGAGGAGCGCGAGCACGCGCTCAAGATGATCAACTACCTGCTCGACACCGACTCGGCCGTGAACATGACCGGCGTCGACCAGCCCAAGACGAAGTTCGGCGACCACATCGAGCCGATCAAGCTGGCGCTGGAGCAGGAGAGGTCGGTGACGGTCTCGATCTCCGAGCTCGTCGGGATCGCGCGCGAGACCAACGACTACCGCTCCGAGCAGTTCCTCGACTGGTTCCTGGAGGAGCAGACCGAGGAGGAGTCCTCGATGTCGGACCTCCTGACGGTCGCCGAGCGCACCGCGTCGGTGCCGCTGCTGCTCGAGGAGTGGCTGGCGCGCGAGACGCCGGGCGCCCACAAGGACTAGCGCCACCGCGCCGCCGCCGCTGAGTCGGCGGGGCTGCTTGCTAGCCTCGCCGCGTGGCCGCCGCAACCCCAGACACCGCGCTGAAGCGCACCCCGCTGTATGACCGGCACGTCGCCGCGGGCGCGAAGCTGGTCCCGTTCGCGGGCTGGGAGATGCCCGTCCAGTACGAAGGCGTCAAGCAGGAGCACCTCGCGACGCGCGCGACCGCGGGCGTCTTCGACGTCTCGCACATGGGCGAGATCGCGACGTCCGGCCCGGACGCCGAGGCGTTCCTGCAGCACATCCTCAGCAACGACGTCACGAAGCTCCAGACCGGCGGCGCGCAGTACAGCGTGCTCTGCCGCGAGGACGGCGGCGTGCTCGACGACCTCTTCACCTACCGCCTCGGCGCGACCGACTTCCTGACGGTCACCAACGCGTCCAACCACGAGAAGGACTTCGCGTGGTTCGCCAAGCAGGCGGAGGGCTTCGACGTCGAGGTCACCGACGTCGCCGCCAACTACGCGATGCTCGCCGTCCAGGGCCCGCAGGCGCGCGAGATCGTCGGCGCGATCAGCGACAGCCCGCTGCCCGACCGCTTCACGTGCCGCCACAAGATGCTGCGCGGCCAGAAGGTCCTGGTCTGCGGCACCGGCTACACCGGCGAGGACGGGGTCGAGCTGCTGCTCGACCCGGCCGACGCGCCGATGATCTGGGACGAGGTCGTGCGCCGGGGCGCGGTCCCGGCCGGCCTGGCCGCGCGCGACACGCTGCGCCTGGAGGTCGGCTACCACCTCTACGGCAACGACCTGATGGAGGAGCGCGGGCCGATCGAGGCCGGCCTCGGCTGGGCCGTCAAGGAGGACACCGGCTTCATCGGGTCCGACGCGGTGCGCGCCGTCCGCGACGCCGGTCCGTCCGAGAAGTTGGTGGCCTTCACGATGGAGTCGGGGATCGCCCGCCAGGGCAACCCGGTCGTCGGCGGGGGCGAGGTGACGTCGGGCACGATGTCGCCGTCGCTGGAGATCGGCATCGGCATGGCCTACGTACCCGCAGAGCGTGCCGAGGTTGGAACCGAGCTCGAGATCGACGTCCGCGGCAAGGTCCGCCGCGCCGTCGTCGCGAGGAAGCCCCTCTACAAGAAGTAGGCTGCCGCGCCATGGCCGACGCGTCCTACCCCACAGAGCTTCTCTACCACGCCGAGCACGACTGGGCCCGCATCGACGGCGACACCGCCGTCTTCGGGATCACCTGGTACGCCCAGGACGCCCTGGGCGAGGTCGTGTTCTTCGACCCGCCGCAGGTCGGCTCGACGGTCACCGCCGGCGAGTCCTACGCCGAGGTGGAGTCCGTCAAGGCCGTGTCCGACGTGGTCGCGCCGCTGAGCGGCGAGATCATCGAGGTCAACCCGGGCCTCGGCGACACCCCCGAGAACATCAACAACGACCCGTACGGCGACGGCTGGATGGTCAAGGTCAGGCTCTCCGAAGAGAGCCAGACCGGCGACCTGCTCGACGCCGCCGCCTACGAGGCCACGCTCTCCTAAGCCCCACACCGAAGGACGCTCTTGACGCAGTACACCGCTGTGACCGACGCCGATCTGGCGGAGATGCTCTCCGCGATCGGCGTCAGCTCCATCCAGGAGCTGTTCGACCGCCAGATCCCCGCCGACGTGCGGCTGGGGCGCCCGCTGGACCTGCCCGCGGGCCTGCCCGAGCAGGAGGTGTACGCCCACCTGCGCGACCTCGCTGCGAGGAACGTCTCCGCCGAGGACGAGATCACGTTCCTCGGCGCCGGGATGTACGACCACTACGTCCCGGCGGTCATCGACATGCTGCTCGGGCGGTCGGAGTTCCTGACGCCCTACACGCCCTACCAGCCGGAGGTCTCGCAGGGCAACCTCCAGGCGATGTTCGAGTACCAGACGGCGATCTCCGAGTTAACGGGGCTGCCGGTCTCGAACGCGTCGGTCTACGAGGGGCCGTCGGCGGTGGCGAGCGCCGGCTACCTCGCGCGGCTCGCCAACGGCAAGCCGAAGTTCGTGGTGTCGCGCGGGCTGCACCCGCATTCGCGCGAGACGCTGGCGACCTACGCGCACGGCTTCGGCGCGGAGGTCGTCGAGGTGCCGCTGAAGGACGGCGTCACCGATCACGAGGCGTGGGCCGCGGCGATCGACGGCGACACCGGCGCGGTGTTCTTCCAGCAGCCGAACTTCCTCGGCGCGGTCGAGGACGCGGCGGCGCTGAGCGCTGCCGCGAAGGACTCGCCGGCGGTCGTGGTCGGCCAGTACGACCCGATCCCGCTGGGCATCTTGAAGCCGCCGGGCGAATGCGGCGTAGATGTATGTGTCGGTGAGGGCCAGGCGCTCGGCAACCGCCTCGACTTCGGCGGGCCGTCGTTCGGCTTCTTCGCCGCGACCGAGGCGTACCTGCGCCGGATGCCGGGCCGCATCGCGGGGGAGACCGTCGACGCCGACGGCCGCCGCGGGTTCGTGCTGACGCTGCAGACGCGCGAGCAGCACATCCGGCGCGAGAAGGCCACGTCGAACATCTGCACCGCTCAGGCGTTGAACGCGCTCGCCGGTGTCGTGTACCTGTCGTGGCTGGGCCGCCAGGGGCTCGTCGAGCTGGGCGAGCTGCTGCTGCAGCGCACGCACTACGCGCGGGAGCAGCTGGTGGCGCTGGACGGCGTGGCCGCGTTGCACGAGCAGCCGGTCGTCCGCGAGTTCGCGGTGTCGCTCGAGGGTGTGGACGTCGCCGCGGTGATCCGCCGCTGCCAGGACGCGGGCGTCAACCCGGGCTACGCGCTCGGGCGGGAGTACGACGAGTTCCCGGACGGGTTGTTGGTGGCCTTGACCGAGCAGCGCTCGAAGGCCGACATCGACCGCCTCGTCGAGGTGCTCGGCGCCGCCGTGGCGGCCGAGCGTGGCGCGACCGTGGGGGCGTCGGCATGAACCAGCCGATCAACGACAACAAGCTGCACGGCGATCCGGGGATCGAGGCGCACCCGCTGCACCACGAGATCCCGGTGAGCGCTGCCGGGGCCACCCCGATGCAGCGCGACCGCGCGACGACGATCTTCGAGAAGGGCGCCGCGGGGCGGCGTGCGTTCGTGGCTCCGGCCGTGGACGTCCCGGAGGTCGACGGGGCCAAGCTGCTGCCGCCGGCGTTCCGGCGCGACGCGGAGGCGCGCCTGCCCGAGGTGAGCGAGCCGGAGCTGGTCCGCCACTACGTGAAGCTGTCGCGGCGCAACTTCGACCTCGACACGGGCTTCTACCCGCTGGGGTCGTGCACGATGAAGCACAACCCGCGGTTGCACGAGCGGGTCGCGTCGCTGGCCGGGCACTCGCGGCTGCACCCGCTGCAGTCGCCGGAGCGCGCGCAGGGCGCGCTGGAGTTGATGTACAACCTGGAGCGCGCGCTGGGTGAGGTAAGCGGGCTGCCGCACGTCTCGCTGCAGCCGTCGGCCGGCTCGCACGGCGAGCTCGCGGGCGTCCTGCTGACGCGGGCGTTCCACGAGGACCGCGGCCAGGTGCGCAAGAAGGTCCTGACGCCCGACACCGCGCACGGGACCAACCCGGCGACGGTGACGATGGCGGGCTTCGAGGTCGTCAAGGTCGGGACCAACGAGGACGGCGGCGTCGACCTCGACGACCTCCGGGCCAAGGCCGACGAGACCGTCGCCTGCCTGATGTTGACCAACCCCAACACCTTGGGCGTGTTCGACCCCAACATCACGGAGATCGCGAAGATCGTCCATGACGTGGGGGCGACCCTGTACTACGACGGCGCGAACCTGAACGCCATCATGGGCAAGGCGCGGCCGGGGGACATGGGCTTCGACATCGTGCATTTCAACCTGCACAAGTCGTTCACGCAGCCGCACGGCGGTGGCGGTCCGGGCTCCGGCCCGATCGCGGTGAGCGAGCGGATGAAGCCGTACCTGATGAACCCGCGGATCGTGAAGGCCGACGACGGGTCGTTCGACCTCGACGACCACGGCTACGAGAAGTCGATCGGCCGTCTGCGTGGGTTCCAGGGCAACTACGGGTGCTTCGTGCGGTCCTACGCCTACATCTGCTCGCTCGGGGCGGAGGGGCTGACGGACGCGTCGGAGACCGCGGTGCTCAACGCCAACTACCTGCTGGCGAAGCTGAAGGCGCTCGGCGTCCTCGACCACCTCCCGCTGGCGTTCGGGGAGGTCTGCATGCACGAGTTCGTGTTGAGCGGGTCGCCGATGAAGCGCGACCTCGGCATCAAGACGCTGGACTTGGCCAAGCGGCTGCTGGACCACGGCTACCACCCGCCGACGGTCTACTTCCCGCTGCTGGTCGACGAGGCGCTGCTGGTCGAGCCGACCGAGACCGAGACCAAGGAGACCCTCGACGGCTTCGCCGAAGCCCTCGCGGCGATCCTGACCGAGGCGGGCACCGACCCGCTGATCGCGCAGAACGCGCCCTACACGACGCCGGTGCGCCGCCTCGACGAGGCGGCCGCCGCGAAGCGGCCGGTCATCCGCCAGCCGCTCCCGGCCTAGCCACGCCGCCGCGCCTGCACCGCCGCTAGCTCGCGGCGGTCAGGCGCGCCAGGCGCGGCTGGTTGCTCGCCGTCGCCGTCCTGCACTGCCACGACCCGAGGCCGTCGCCGGAGGTCGAGAGCGTCAGGACCGGCGCCGCGCAGCTCCTGTCGCCCGACCGCTG
The sequence above is a segment of the Conexibacter woesei Iso977N genome. Coding sequences within it:
- a CDS encoding cell division protein FtsQ/DivIB produces the protein MHRAAAMPRARTLPRPSRAVVWAVALLALVIAGGLWLRDSSLVAVNRVTVTGLTGPQAAKISSQLEAAARDMTTLHVRGDQLRAVTEPYPVVKDVRVSTDFPHGLKIDVVENTPVAAISVNGSRTPVSADGKIIRGASQSDLPIVPLKVAPTGATVADATARHAIAALAAAPEALRARVTRASTTRDGGLTLELRNGPDLRFGGADRLDAKWAAAAAVLSSGQSAGATYLDLRYPERPAAGGLEDPTTQRDPEAVNSADPTSTTVSPQTTAPVTP
- the gcvPA gene encoding aminomethyl-transferring glycine dehydrogenase subunit GcvPA — protein: MTDADLAEMLSAIGVSSIQELFDRQIPADVRLGRPLDLPAGLPEQEVYAHLRDLAARNVSAEDEITFLGAGMYDHYVPAVIDMLLGRSEFLTPYTPYQPEVSQGNLQAMFEYQTAISELTGLPVSNASVYEGPSAVASAGYLARLANGKPKFVVSRGLHPHSRETLATYAHGFGAEVVEVPLKDGVTDHEAWAAAIDGDTGAVFFQQPNFLGAVEDAAALSAAAKDSPAVVVGQYDPIPLGILKPPGECGVDVCVGEGQALGNRLDFGGPSFGFFAATEAYLRRMPGRIAGETVDADGRRGFVLTLQTREQHIRREKATSNICTAQALNALAGVVYLSWLGRQGLVELGELLLQRTHYAREQLVALDGVAALHEQPVVREFAVSLEGVDVAAVIRRCQDAGVNPGYALGREYDEFPDGLLVALTEQRSKADIDRLVEVLGAAVAAERGATVGASA
- the ftsW gene encoding putative lipid II flippase FtsW yields the protein MARRRHPHPIEHSILITATLCLLAVGSVMVFSASSSRSLLSGQGDGTSFMVKYVIYGAIGFGLMQLIARRGLDVILKITQPLLLGSFVCLVLVKTPLGVSVNGATRWLGAGPLVFQPSELMKLALVLYAAKLLAERPKVLTRPQFLAPLGMVAGSAVLLIASQPDLGTALVISFTMCAILVAAGMPIRWLLIGIAVGAVLVLLFALAEPYRRDRLMSFMDPWAHAGDEGFQAVQGQIALGSGGLHGRGLGQSLQKNLFLPEAHTDFILAIIGEELGVIGIWAILFLYGLVAYAGLRVAKNARGNYAKLLAAGITSLFLSQAMLNMFTVLGLAPLTGVPLPFISYGSTNLIVLLAGMGVLLNVAAGGNVKLRVVPDVAGSRRDGSSSRNRSNSPHRGGRHGGARRAGAGGRRRAAG
- the gcvPB gene encoding aminomethyl-transferring glycine dehydrogenase subunit GcvPB; its protein translation is MQRDRATTIFEKGAAGRRAFVAPAVDVPEVDGAKLLPPAFRRDAEARLPEVSEPELVRHYVKLSRRNFDLDTGFYPLGSCTMKHNPRLHERVASLAGHSRLHPLQSPERAQGALELMYNLERALGEVSGLPHVSLQPSAGSHGELAGVLLTRAFHEDRGQVRKKVLTPDTAHGTNPATVTMAGFEVVKVGTNEDGGVDLDDLRAKADETVACLMLTNPNTLGVFDPNITEIAKIVHDVGATLYYDGANLNAIMGKARPGDMGFDIVHFNLHKSFTQPHGGGGPGSGPIAVSERMKPYLMNPRIVKADDGSFDLDDHGYEKSIGRLRGFQGNYGCFVRSYAYICSLGAEGLTDASETAVLNANYLLAKLKALGVLDHLPLAFGEVCMHEFVLSGSPMKRDLGIKTLDLAKRLLDHGYHPPTVYFPLLVDEALLVEPTETETKETLDGFAEALAAILTEAGTDPLIAQNAPYTTPVRRLDEAAAAKRPVIRQPLPA
- the murC gene encoding UDP-N-acetylmuramate--L-alanine ligase, translating into MSGSAGERPWAGRKVHLVGVGGAGMSGWARVAVQLGATVSGSDRAESPNLDRLRALGVTVHVGHDAANVPAEADVFVSTAIPADNPERVARAQPRAELLRELTSLKQVIAVAGAHGKTTTTSMVAHALLGAGASPGYLIGGALRTTGENADWGDGDWLVVEADESDRSMLALDVDVAVVLNIELDHHATYGGSLAGLHAAFDEFRQHAPRRVVAPELARAGDHTFSPQDLQLEAGGSRFTWRGREVVLQVPGEHNARNAAAALEAIAVAEAADLDQAVAALASFAGAGRRFERLGTTASGAEVVDDYAHHPTEVAATIAAARSLQPKRLVAVFQPHLFSRTSEFHREFGAALAQADVAVALDVYPARERQEDFSGITGRLIAESAADHGAGRPVFWLPTLTTAETVLAPRLRAGDLVLVMGAGDVDKLGRALVAGT
- the gcvT gene encoding glycine cleavage system aminomethyltransferase GcvT — translated: MAAATPDTALKRTPLYDRHVAAGAKLVPFAGWEMPVQYEGVKQEHLATRATAGVFDVSHMGEIATSGPDAEAFLQHILSNDVTKLQTGGAQYSVLCREDGGVLDDLFTYRLGATDFLTVTNASNHEKDFAWFAKQAEGFDVEVTDVAANYAMLAVQGPQAREIVGAISDSPLPDRFTCRHKMLRGQKVLVCGTGYTGEDGVELLLDPADAPMIWDEVVRRGAVPAGLAARDTLRLEVGYHLYGNDLMEERGPIEAGLGWAVKEDTGFIGSDAVRAVRDAGPSEKLVAFTMESGIARQGNPVVGGGEVTSGTMSPSLEIGIGMAYVPAERAEVGTELEIDVRGKVRRAVVARKPLYKK
- the gcvH gene encoding glycine cleavage system protein GcvH; protein product: MADASYPTELLYHAEHDWARIDGDTAVFGITWYAQDALGEVVFFDPPQVGSTVTAGESYAEVESVKAVSDVVAPLSGEIIEVNPGLGDTPENINNDPYGDGWMVKVRLSEESQTGDLLDAAAYEATLS
- a CDS encoding ferritin yields the protein MPSERFVDALNAQISKEFAAAHQYTAIAAYYADETWPQLAAFFYKQADEEREHALKMINYLLDTDSAVNMTGVDQPKTKFGDHIEPIKLALEQERSVTVSISELVGIARETNDYRSEQFLDWFLEEQTEEESSMSDLLTVAERTASVPLLLEEWLARETPGAHKD
- the ftsZ gene encoding cell division protein FtsZ yields the protein MESGSYLAVIKVVGVGGGGTNAVNRMVDAGLRGVEFVAANTDAQALAMCDADIKLNIGHELTKGLGAGANPDVGFGAAAESRDDIKEALKGADMVFVTAGEGGGTGTGAAPVIAEIAKNEIGALTVGVVTKPFEFEGTRRMRSAEEGIQRLREVVDTLIVIPNEKLLALVERRTTILEAFREADNVLRQGVQGITDLITIPGLINLDFADVRTIMENAGSALMGIGQSGGETRAADAAKTAISSPLLEQSVEGATGILLNITGGPDIGLFEVNEAAEIVQGAADSDANIIFGSVIDESLGDEVRVTVIATGFDHGRARPRQAREETRQTARRQDRSPRVERESLEIRDDEIDIPPFLR
- a CDS encoding UDP-N-acetylglucosamine--N-acetylmuramyl-(pentapeptide) pyrophosphoryl-undecaprenol N-acetylglucosamine transferase is translated as MPALAVADALRADGARVVFVGGERAEKTLVPEAGYELRPIAVEGLSRTNPLKAARGVIKAAYAVRAAQKILRDVRPDAVMGGGGYVAGPVGAAAAAGRIPLVLTEADSHLGLTNKLLAGRAKRVCLAFPLEGREDPAKYLVTGRPVPPPFADRAAARAQFGLGAGDTCVLVFGGSLGARSINEASVDAFRDAPFRVLHACGRRDYEVLRERLGSPPPRNYDLREYISPFGPALAAADLTLARAGGSIFEVAAAGLPAVLVPYPHAAADHQTANARWMTDAGAAVVIRDEDVTPQKLDDVVGALLQDPAKLSAMAQASRALARPDAARDIANEVLAAAAAKARA